From a region of the Impatiens glandulifera chromosome 4, dImpGla2.1, whole genome shotgun sequence genome:
- the LOC124936275 gene encoding exocyst complex component EXO70A1 — protein sequence MAVGPFAKETLAERAIMTRESLQKSQIITDNMITILGSFDHRLSALETAMRPTQIKTHSIRRAHENIDKALKSAEVYLGQFDLSRQAEAKLLRGPHEDLESYIQAVNQMRNIVTFFSSNKSLKSSMGVLNHANNLLSKAMLKLEEEFRQILTLHSKPVEPDRLVDLIPNNMRPSAGESGNKRPSNASLDTTVFTPPVLMPPRILPLLHDLSQQMIKAEHQHQLFDIYSETRTVALELSIKKLGVEKLSKDDVQKMPWEVLESKIGNWIHYMRISVKLLFAGEKKISDQIFEGCDSLREQCFAEITGASVGVLLSFGEAIAKSKRSPEKLFVLLDMYEIMRELQPEMETIFEGKHCADMRDSAAALTKRLAQTAQETFADFEDAVEKDATKNAVLDGTVHPLTSYVINYVKFLYDYQSTLKLLFQEFDATDPDEQLANITTRVMQALQNNLDGKSKQYKDPALTQLFLMNNIHYIVRSVRRSEAKDMLGDDWVQIHRRIVQQHANQYKRISWSKILQCMTVQGNDSGGAISRAGVKDRYKTFNVQFEELHQRQSQWTVPDSELRESLRLAVAEVLLPAYRSFIKRFGHMIENGKNPQKYIRFTPEDLERMLAEFFEGKTWGEQKR from the exons ATGGCAGTTGGACCTTTTGCGAAGGAAACCCTAGCGGAGAGGGCAATAATGACGAGGGAGTCACTGCAGAAGAGCCAAATCATCACTGACAACATGATTACCATTCTAGGCTCATTCGATCACCGTCTATCCGCCCTAGAGACCGCCATGCGCCCCACCCAG ATAAAGACGCATTCGATTCGGAGGGCTCATGAGAACATTGATAAGGCACTGAAGTCTGCTGAAGTGTATTTAGGTCAATTTGACCTATCACGACAG GCCGAGGCAAAGTTATTGCGAGGGCCGCATGAAGATTTGGAGAGTTACATACAAGCGGTTAACCAGATGCGGAACATTGTGACATTTTTTAGTAGTAACAAAAGCCTCAAGAGTAGTATGGGGGTGCTTAACCATGCGAACAACTTATTATCAAAGGCAATGCTAAAATTAGAAGAGGAATTTCGACAGATCTTGACATTGCACAg CAAGCCTGTGGAACCTGATCGTCTTGTTGACCTAATACCAAATAACATGCGACCATCAGCTGGCGAATCAGGCAACAAGAGACCATCCAACGCCAGCTTGGATACTACTGTTTTCACACCTCCTGTTCTTATGCCACCAAGGATTCTGCCATTGCTACATGATCTATCTCAACAGATGATTAAGGCTGAGCACCAACACCAACTCTTTGATATTTATAG TGAAACCCGGACCGTAGCTTTGGAACTAAGCATAAAAAAATTAGGAGTGGAGAAACTAAGTAAAGATGATGTGCAGAAGATGCCCTGGGAGGTTTTGGAATCTAAAATTGGAAATTGGATTCATTACATGCGAATTTCT GTCAAACTGTTGTTTGCTGGGGAAAAGAAAATTAGTGATCAAATATTTGAAGGTTGTGATTCTCTTAGGGAGCAGTGTTTTGCAGAAATTACTGGTGCCAGTGTTGGTGTACTACTCAGCTTTGGGGAAGCTATTGCCAAAAGCAAGAGGTCACCTGAGAAATTATTTGTTCTTCTAGACATGTATGAGATAATGAGAGAGCTTCAGCCAGAG ATGGAAACAATTTTTGAAGGAAAGCATTGTGCGGATATGAGAGATTCTGCTGCTGCTTTGACAAAGCGTTTGGCACAGACAGCCCAGGAGACCTTTGctgattttgaggatgcagttGAAAAAGATGCAACCAAGAATGCTGTTCTAGACGGAACTGTCCATCCGCTGacaagttatgtgataaattatGTGAAGTTCCTCTATGA CTATCAGTCCACATTGAAACTACTTTTCCAAGAATTTGATGCAACTGATCCAGATGAGCAGTTGGCAAATATAACAACACGGGTCATGCAGGCTCTTCAGAATAACCTCGACGGGAAGTCCAAGCAGTATAAAGATCCTGCCTTGACTCAACTGTTTCTTATGAACAACATCCACTATATTGTTAGATCTGTCCGcag GTCAGAGGCGAAGGACATGTTGGGTGACGATTGGGTACAAATTCACAGAAGAATAGTTCAGCAACATGCAAATCAATACAAGAGGATATCGTGGTCCAAG ATCCTTCAGTGTATGACGGTTCAGGGAAATGATAGTGGAGGAGCGATTTCAAGGGCAGGAGTAAAAGATCGGTACAAAACATTTAATGTTCAATTTGAAGAGCTTCATCAGAGACAATCACAATGGACAGTTCCTGATAGTGAGTTGCGTGAGTCTCTTAGACTTGCCGTGGCTGAAGTCCTTTTGCCTGCCTACAGATCTTTCATCAAACGATTTGG GCATATGATTGAGAATGGGAAAAACCCGCAAAAATACATCAGGTTTACACCAGAGGATCTTGAGAGAATGCTGGCCGAGTTTTTTGAAGGGAAGACATGGGGTGAACAAAAGCGATAA
- the LOC124935064 gene encoding secreted RxLR effector protein 161-like, producing MAAPTEQHMQDAKRVLYYLKGTLSFGLFYKKGVVKELTVYTDSDYAGDIDDKRSTSGYAFLLSGGALAWASKKRHVVTLSTTKTEFVAFAYCACQCIWMRRILEEFGLTLSGSTTIMCDNSSTIKLSKNHVLHG from the coding sequence ATGGCTGCTCCTACAGAACAACACATGCAAGATGCAAAAAGAGTGCTCTATTATCTAAAAGGTACGTTGTCATTCGGTTTGTTCTACAAGAAGGGAGTTGTTAAAGAATTAACAGTCTATACGGATAGTGATTATGCTGGAGACATAGACGATAAAAGGAGTACAAGCGGATATGCATTTCTTTTGAGTGGAGGAGCTTTAGCTTGGGCATCTAAGAAACGACATGTTGTAACGTTATCCACGACAAAAACCGAATTCGTTGCATTCGCTTATTGTGCTTGTCAATGCATTTGGATGAGAAGAATTCTAGAGGAGTTTGGGTTGACATTGTCAGGAAGCACTACAATAATGTGTGATAACAGTTCAACTATCAAATTGTCAAAGAATCATGTTCTTCATGGTTGA
- the LOC124933936 gene encoding DExH-box ATP-dependent RNA helicase DExH1 isoform X2, with product MSTETERRVGNLLHSSRTLPEENSPSASSQSIKKPVQDDIVSKACHVSKMDSSKKELSIELKDRQEKIKASASVKAMQVFTEKLPAFKMKSEFLRAVSENQVLVVSGETGCGKTTQLPQFILEEEISSLRGADCSIMCTQPRRISAISVAARISAERGESLGETVGYQIRLESKRSAQTRLLFCTTGVLLRQLVQDPNLTGVTHLLVDEIHERGMNEDFLLIILHDLLPRRPDLRLILMSATINSELFSKYFGNVPTIHIPGLTFPVSEFHLEDILEKSRYHIKSELDNFQGSSRRRRQQESKRDALTELFEDIDINSHYKGYSAATRQSLEAWSGSMLDLGLVESTIEYISRHLGDGAILVFLTGWDEISKLLDKIKSNSFLGDSSRFLVIPLHGSMPTVNQREIFDRPPTNMRKIILATNIAESSITIDDVVYVIDCGKSKETSYDALNKLACLLPSWISKASAHQRRGRAGRVQPGVCYRLYPKVIHDAMLEYQLPEILRTPLQELCLHIKSLQLGAIASFLSKALQPPDSLSVQNAIELLKTIGALDDNEDLTPLGRHLCTLPLDPNIGKMLLMGSIFQCLNPALTIASALAHRDPFVLPLSRKEEADAAKRSFAGDSCSDHIALLKAFEGWKDAKRMGNDRSFCWENFLSPVTLQMMDDMRMQFLDLLSGIGFVDKSRGPKAYNQYSNDMEMVSAILCAGLYPNVVQCKRRGKRTAFYTKDVGKVDIHPASVNSGVHLFPLPYLIYSEKVKSSSIFVRDSTNISDYTLLMFGGSLVPSKTDESGGIEMLGGYLHFSASKSVLELIRKLRGELDKLLKRKIEEPGLDISVECKGVVAAVVELMHSHNNVRY from the exons ATGTCTACTGAAACTGAGAGAAGAGTGGGGAATCTATTgcatagttcaaggacattacCTGAGGAAAATTCTCCTAGTGCATCCTCTCAAAGTATAAAAAAACCAGTGCAGGATGATATTGTTTCGAAAGCTTGTCATGTCTCAAAAATGGACTCATCTAAGAAGGAACTGAGTATTGAACTCAAAGACAGACAGGAGAAAATAAAG GCTTCTGCAAGTGTGAAGGCTATGCAAGTGTTCACTGAGAAGCTTCCTGCATTCAAAATGAAGTCTGAGTTTTTGAGAGCTGTCTCAGAGAATCAG GTGTTAGTTGTTTCTGGAGAAACAGGTTGCGGGAAAACAACTCAACTTCCTCAATTCATTCTAGAGGAGGAGATTTCTTCTCTGCGTGGTGCGGATTGCAGCATAATGTGTACGCAGCCTCGCCGAATATCTGCAATATCTGTTGCAGCTCGTATATCAGCTGAAAGAGGAGAGAGTCTTGGTGAGACTGTTGGCTACCAGATACGTTTGGAATCAAAACGTTCAGCTCAAACACGGTTGCTATTTTGCACCACTGGTGTCTTACTTAGGCAATTG GTTCAAGACCCCAATTTAACTGGAGTAACTCACTTGTTGGTGGACGAAATCCATGAGAGAGGCATGAATGAAGACTTTCTCTTGATAATCTTGCACGACCTTCTTCCCCGCAGACCAGATCTTCGACTTATTCTCATGAGTGCCACAATTAATTCTGAGTTGTTCTCTAAATACTTTGGAAATGTCCCAACTATTCACATCCCT GGTCTGACATTCCCGGTATCTGAGTTCCATCTGGAAGATATATTGGAGAAAAGTCGTTACCATATAAAATCAGAACTAGATAACTTCCAGGGAAGTTCAAGGAGGAGGAGACAACAAGAATCTAAGCGGGACGCTCTAACTGAATTGTTTGAG gatATTGATATTAATTCTCATTACAAAGGCTACAGCGCTGCTACAAGACAATCTCTTGAAGCTTGGTCTGGATCTATGCTTGATCTTGGACTT GTGGAATCAACAATAGAATATATAAGCCGTCATCTAGGTGATGGAGCAATTCTTGTATTCCTTACTGGCTGGGATGAAATTTCTAAGCTGCTTGATAAGATTAAGTCAAATAGTTTCCTTGGAGATTCAAGCAGATTTTTGGTCATTCCTCTTCATGGCTCAATGCCTACGGTCAACCAACGTGAAATATTTGATCGTCCGCCTACCAATATGAG AAAAATTATTCTGGCAACAAATATTGCTGAAAGCAGTATAACTATAGACGATGTTGTATATGTTATAGACTGTGGAAAGTCTAAGGAGACTAGCTATGATGCTCTAAATAAGCTGGCTTGTTTATTACCATCCTGGATTTCAAAAGCTTCCGCGCATCAG AGACGTGGTCGTGCAGGTCGCGTGCAACCTGGAGTTTGCTATAGATTGTACCCAAAAGTTATCCATGATGCAATGCTTGAGTATCAGCTTCCTGAAATTCTTCGAACTCCTTTGCAAGAGCTATGCCTGCATATCAAGAGCTTGCAGCTTGGGGCGATAGCTTCATTTTTATCAAAGGCGCTTCAGCCTCCAGATTCTCTCTCTGTTCAAAATGCTATTGAGCTCCTCAAAACCATTGGGGCTTTAGATGATAATGAAGACCTCACTCCTCTTG GTCGTCACCTctgcactcttccattggacccaaatattggaaagaTGCTCTTAATGGGTTCAATTTTCCAGTGCCTTAATCCTGCATTAACTATTGCTTCTGCTCTTGCACATCGTGACCCATTTGTCCTTCCATTAAGTAGGAAAGAAGAAGCTGATGCTGCAAAGAGGTCCTTTGCTGGTGATTCTTGCAG TGATCACATTGCGCTTCTCAAGGCATTTGAAGGATGGAAGGATGCAAAACGTATGGGTAATGACAGATCTTTCTGTTGGGAAAACTTCTTATCGCCAGTAACCCTGCAAATGATGGATGATATGAGGATGCAGTTTCTGGACCTCTTGTCTGGTATTGGATTTGTTGACAAATCCAGAGGCCCTAAG GCTTATAATCAATATAGCAACGATATGGAGATGGTATCTGCAATCCTATGTGCTGGGCTGTACCCGAATGTGGTCCAGTGCAAAAGGAGAGGAAAACGGACAGCATTCTACACAAAAGATGTTGGAAAAGTTGATATCCACCCTGCTTCTGTTAATTCGGGGGTTCACCTTTTTCCTCTTCCTTACTTGATCTATAGTGAAAAGGTGAAATCCTCGAGCATATTCGTAAGAGATTCAACAAATATATCGGATTACACCCTACTCATGTTCGGTGGTAGTCTTGTTCCTAGCAAAACTGATGAATCTGGTGGTATCGAGATGTTAGGGGGGTACCTACATTTTTCTGCTTCAAAGAGCGTATTAGAATTGATAAGG AAACTGAGAGGGGAACTTGACAAGCTTTTGAAAAGGAAGATTGAAGAACCTGGGTTGGACATTTCAGTGGAATGTAAGGGAGTTGTGGCTGCAGTGGTTGAGCTAATGCATAGTCATAATAATGTCAGGTATTGA
- the LOC124933936 gene encoding DExH-box ATP-dependent RNA helicase DExH1 isoform X1: MHLSSTFAITANCTLIRVRALLPLSLSHTFFIRVSTMSHRPNFQGGRRGGSGGGRNFGGRGSRGGGRGGGARGGGGGGEQRWWDPVWRAERLRQQAAELEIFDEKDWWEKVENFKRGGEQEMVIKRNYSRGDQETLGDMAYQLGLYFHAYNKGKALVLSKVPLPNYRADLDDRHGSTQKEICMSTETERRVGNLLHSSRTLPEENSPSASSQSIKKPVQDDIVSKACHVSKMDSSKKELSIELKDRQEKIKASASVKAMQVFTEKLPAFKMKSEFLRAVSENQVLVVSGETGCGKTTQLPQFILEEEISSLRGADCSIMCTQPRRISAISVAARISAERGESLGETVGYQIRLESKRSAQTRLLFCTTGVLLRQLVQDPNLTGVTHLLVDEIHERGMNEDFLLIILHDLLPRRPDLRLILMSATINSELFSKYFGNVPTIHIPGLTFPVSEFHLEDILEKSRYHIKSELDNFQGSSRRRRQQESKRDALTELFEDIDINSHYKGYSAATRQSLEAWSGSMLDLGLVESTIEYISRHLGDGAILVFLTGWDEISKLLDKIKSNSFLGDSSRFLVIPLHGSMPTVNQREIFDRPPTNMRKIILATNIAESSITIDDVVYVIDCGKSKETSYDALNKLACLLPSWISKASAHQRRGRAGRVQPGVCYRLYPKVIHDAMLEYQLPEILRTPLQELCLHIKSLQLGAIASFLSKALQPPDSLSVQNAIELLKTIGALDDNEDLTPLGRHLCTLPLDPNIGKMLLMGSIFQCLNPALTIASALAHRDPFVLPLSRKEEADAAKRSFAGDSCSDHIALLKAFEGWKDAKRMGNDRSFCWENFLSPVTLQMMDDMRMQFLDLLSGIGFVDKSRGPKAYNQYSNDMEMVSAILCAGLYPNVVQCKRRGKRTAFYTKDVGKVDIHPASVNSGVHLFPLPYLIYSEKVKSSSIFVRDSTNISDYTLLMFGGSLVPSKTDESGGIEMLGGYLHFSASKSVLELIRKLRGELDKLLKRKIEEPGLDISVECKGVVAAVVELMHSHNNVRY; encoded by the exons ATGCATCTTTCCTCTACCTTCGCCATAACAGCCAACTGTACATTAATCCGCGTAAGAGCTCTTCTGCCATTGTCGTTGTCTCATACCTTCTTCATACGCGTATCAACCATGTCTCACCGTCCTAACTTCCAAGGTGGCCGCCGCGGCGGCAGCGGTGGAGGACGAAACTTTGGTGGCCGTGGTTCCCGTGGAGGAGGTCGCGGCGGCGGAGCTCGTGGAGGTGGAGGGGGCGGCGAGCAGCGATGGTGGGACCCTGTTTGGAGGGCCGAGCGTCTAAGGCAGCAAGCTGCTGAG CTGGAGATTTTTGATGAAAAGGATTGGTGGGAAAAGGTAGAGAATTTCAAAAGAGGTGGAGAGCAAGAGATGGTAATTAAGCGAAACTACAGTCGGGGTGACCAGGAAACACTCGGTGATATGGCTTACCAGTTAGGGCTTTACTT CCATGCATATAACAAAGGTAAGGCCCTTGTTTTGAGCAAAGTTCCACTGCCAAATTACCGAGCTGATCTTGACGATCGTCATGGATCCACACAGAAAGAG ATATGCATGTCTACTGAAACTGAGAGAAGAGTGGGGAATCTATTgcatagttcaaggacattacCTGAGGAAAATTCTCCTAGTGCATCCTCTCAAAGTATAAAAAAACCAGTGCAGGATGATATTGTTTCGAAAGCTTGTCATGTCTCAAAAATGGACTCATCTAAGAAGGAACTGAGTATTGAACTCAAAGACAGACAGGAGAAAATAAAG GCTTCTGCAAGTGTGAAGGCTATGCAAGTGTTCACTGAGAAGCTTCCTGCATTCAAAATGAAGTCTGAGTTTTTGAGAGCTGTCTCAGAGAATCAG GTGTTAGTTGTTTCTGGAGAAACAGGTTGCGGGAAAACAACTCAACTTCCTCAATTCATTCTAGAGGAGGAGATTTCTTCTCTGCGTGGTGCGGATTGCAGCATAATGTGTACGCAGCCTCGCCGAATATCTGCAATATCTGTTGCAGCTCGTATATCAGCTGAAAGAGGAGAGAGTCTTGGTGAGACTGTTGGCTACCAGATACGTTTGGAATCAAAACGTTCAGCTCAAACACGGTTGCTATTTTGCACCACTGGTGTCTTACTTAGGCAATTG GTTCAAGACCCCAATTTAACTGGAGTAACTCACTTGTTGGTGGACGAAATCCATGAGAGAGGCATGAATGAAGACTTTCTCTTGATAATCTTGCACGACCTTCTTCCCCGCAGACCAGATCTTCGACTTATTCTCATGAGTGCCACAATTAATTCTGAGTTGTTCTCTAAATACTTTGGAAATGTCCCAACTATTCACATCCCT GGTCTGACATTCCCGGTATCTGAGTTCCATCTGGAAGATATATTGGAGAAAAGTCGTTACCATATAAAATCAGAACTAGATAACTTCCAGGGAAGTTCAAGGAGGAGGAGACAACAAGAATCTAAGCGGGACGCTCTAACTGAATTGTTTGAG gatATTGATATTAATTCTCATTACAAAGGCTACAGCGCTGCTACAAGACAATCTCTTGAAGCTTGGTCTGGATCTATGCTTGATCTTGGACTT GTGGAATCAACAATAGAATATATAAGCCGTCATCTAGGTGATGGAGCAATTCTTGTATTCCTTACTGGCTGGGATGAAATTTCTAAGCTGCTTGATAAGATTAAGTCAAATAGTTTCCTTGGAGATTCAAGCAGATTTTTGGTCATTCCTCTTCATGGCTCAATGCCTACGGTCAACCAACGTGAAATATTTGATCGTCCGCCTACCAATATGAG AAAAATTATTCTGGCAACAAATATTGCTGAAAGCAGTATAACTATAGACGATGTTGTATATGTTATAGACTGTGGAAAGTCTAAGGAGACTAGCTATGATGCTCTAAATAAGCTGGCTTGTTTATTACCATCCTGGATTTCAAAAGCTTCCGCGCATCAG AGACGTGGTCGTGCAGGTCGCGTGCAACCTGGAGTTTGCTATAGATTGTACCCAAAAGTTATCCATGATGCAATGCTTGAGTATCAGCTTCCTGAAATTCTTCGAACTCCTTTGCAAGAGCTATGCCTGCATATCAAGAGCTTGCAGCTTGGGGCGATAGCTTCATTTTTATCAAAGGCGCTTCAGCCTCCAGATTCTCTCTCTGTTCAAAATGCTATTGAGCTCCTCAAAACCATTGGGGCTTTAGATGATAATGAAGACCTCACTCCTCTTG GTCGTCACCTctgcactcttccattggacccaaatattggaaagaTGCTCTTAATGGGTTCAATTTTCCAGTGCCTTAATCCTGCATTAACTATTGCTTCTGCTCTTGCACATCGTGACCCATTTGTCCTTCCATTAAGTAGGAAAGAAGAAGCTGATGCTGCAAAGAGGTCCTTTGCTGGTGATTCTTGCAG TGATCACATTGCGCTTCTCAAGGCATTTGAAGGATGGAAGGATGCAAAACGTATGGGTAATGACAGATCTTTCTGTTGGGAAAACTTCTTATCGCCAGTAACCCTGCAAATGATGGATGATATGAGGATGCAGTTTCTGGACCTCTTGTCTGGTATTGGATTTGTTGACAAATCCAGAGGCCCTAAG GCTTATAATCAATATAGCAACGATATGGAGATGGTATCTGCAATCCTATGTGCTGGGCTGTACCCGAATGTGGTCCAGTGCAAAAGGAGAGGAAAACGGACAGCATTCTACACAAAAGATGTTGGAAAAGTTGATATCCACCCTGCTTCTGTTAATTCGGGGGTTCACCTTTTTCCTCTTCCTTACTTGATCTATAGTGAAAAGGTGAAATCCTCGAGCATATTCGTAAGAGATTCAACAAATATATCGGATTACACCCTACTCATGTTCGGTGGTAGTCTTGTTCCTAGCAAAACTGATGAATCTGGTGGTATCGAGATGTTAGGGGGGTACCTACATTTTTCTGCTTCAAAGAGCGTATTAGAATTGATAAGG AAACTGAGAGGGGAACTTGACAAGCTTTTGAAAAGGAAGATTGAAGAACCTGGGTTGGACATTTCAGTGGAATGTAAGGGAGTTGTGGCTGCAGTGGTTGAGCTAATGCATAGTCATAATAATGTCAGGTATTGA